The sequence TGATGACCTCTTTTGGTATTTATGTGGAAGACCGGTGGGGTAATTTATCAGATACATTGTTTTTTGAGGGAATTCCTATTCCGGATGAATACCTGGACAAAGGAAATTTCCGGGTATTTAAAATAACAGGCGATGCGGATTTCAGCCAATATGGTATGAGTGCTACCCAAATGTGGGACGAGGTATGGAACTCACAATGGAATTGCGGACATACAGCTTCAATGCCGTTACCGCACTATTTAACCATCGATTTGGGCGTGAATGTAAAACTGAGTCGTTTTAAATTGTATCAGCGAACAGGTACCGAACTTTATAAACATGGTAATCCTAAGCATTTCAATGTATATGGGACCAAAGACATTAACGGGTTGCCACCCTATAATGCCAGCGATCCGTGTGCAGGATGGACATTCCTTAAGGAGTGTAACTCTTTTAAACCATCGGGGTTACCGGTAGGAGTAACCAATGCAGAGGATGTTGAATTCCAGACAAAAGGAGAAGATTTTGAATTTGATATCAATGATCTTGTCGAAATCAGGTACATCCGCTTCGAATTCCTGGAAAACTGGGAAGGCCCGACTTTCCAATATACGGTTATCGGCGAACTTTCATTCTGGGGTGAAATTCTTACCGGTGAATAAGTTTAATCCATTAAAAATGAACATTATGAATTTTGCAAAGATAAAATCATTAGTCGCTATTGGATTGATTTTTGCGGCTTTCCTCGGCTGCGGTGATATGGAATCCAAGCATGAAGACTATCTTAACGGCGAAAAAATCTATGCGGGTAAACTGGATTCTCTGACAGTGTACAGCGGATACGAACGGGTTAAAATTGTGGGACAAACCAATTATCTGGGTTATTCCAACAAATGTATCGTAGAATGGGGCGACCAGTCGAGAGAGTTTGCCATAACCGGTACCGGGAATAAAACTTTTGAAATGATCATCGACGGATTGCAGGAACGCAATTATGAATTTAAAGTTTATACGGAAGATGCTGAAGGTAATAAGTCAGTGATACAAACCTGCACGGGAAAAGCTATGGGGGCTGTTTTTACTGAATCGCAAATGAACCGCAGGATAGTGGAATTTAATTTTGTCGATGGCTATTTTTCGGCTCTATGGGCCGATAAAGCAGAGTCGGAATATGTGGTATATACCGATTTCAGTTTCGAAACTACAGATGGCAGCATGCAACAGATACGGATCATGCCCGATGATGAATCTACTGTATTAATGGGCTGGAAAGCAGGAGGAAAAACAGAGATCCAATCATATGTTCTCACCGGAGAATTAGGTTTCGATGTCGTTCAACTGGCTGTTTCCGAAGGTTCGCTTCCGGCATCGTCTGTTTTCTCTATAAGCAAAGCCAATTTTGCGGTGGTCAGCCTGACGAATGATACTCCGGGAAATAGCTATGGCGGGAAAATACCGGGTATGTGGGACGGTGTAAAAGGAAGTGACCAGGGATCGCGTTACCACACCGGCGACGGAGAAGGCGTACCGCATACATTAACTTTCGACATGGGGCTTATTGCCACTATAGACCGTGTAGAAATAGTCGGTCGCGAAGATCACCATAACTGGAATCCCAGGCGCATTCAGTTTTGGGGTTGCGAAAATATCGACGGCAAAGATACTGCACTACCAGCTTCTGATGTAGGTTGGGAGCAGGAAGCGCAGGATAAAGGCTGGAAACTGCTGATTGACCAAACCTTAACTGATCCTCACGAAAACATGATCACCTTCGATAAAACAAAAACGGAAAATGTACGGTATATCCGTATCCGGGTGATGGAAGTGGTAGGACCGCCGTCATCAGGTACAGGCGCATACGGTTGTATTCAGGAAATATCCCTGTGGGGAGAAGATATCAGGCCGGTAGAATAAATTTAAAAGCCATACGGACATTAGTCTGTATGGCTTTTTATAATAATAGTGAAGAATGTTTTAACGTGAAATATAGGTAAAATTAGTTTAAAATATTATTGAGGAAGATTAAAATGACAGCCGATTTCATAAAATTTATAGATATAAAATTATCAGAGAAAAAGGGTCTTTATATTCTGCTATCAATAGTTTTATTTACTGTTTTTGTTGTTGATAATACATTATGGCATGGTGTTGTCACTGGCAAATATTTTTATTTCGCGGCTGTAATGCTTTTATTCACAGTTGTAGGAGGAACTATGTATTTGATAAGCAGAATTCAAATGTTGGTTGTCCGACAATCTGATATTATGATGCTATTGTTTTTTATTTATCTGATAATTTGCCATATTATTAAGAATAATAATTCTGATATACAATTATAAGAGGGAGAGGGGACTCAATTTTAAGGAACAACAGACAGAACACACCGTAAATAATTATTTACCTAAAATATGTGATTAAAATGAAAAGGGTTATTTTATTATTGATTGTAGTATCGAGCGTGACAGAATTCTATGCGCAGTGCAATCTGCCCTACAAACCATTTGCCTCATTCAAGGGGGATACGGTGGAATATCTGTATTATAATTTTACCGCGCGGCTTGCGTGCTACAAGGGAAAAAAGGTATCGGATGTATTCAATGACCTTGAGTTGCCTGTTACTTATATTGTTGGAGGAAGTCGGATAATTGCTGTAGATGGTGACGGAGGTACTAATGCTTTCTATTTAGGCATACACCAGGTGGGGCCCATTCCAAGTGAGATAATAGATTATTACATTGAGTTTTATCCGGCTAATCCAACTTCTTTAGGATTGAATCTAACACCCGGAACGAGGTGGACCCAACAAATGTATGAAGTCATCAAGGATTTGGAATTAAAAAGTGTAGGGTTTAATCAGAATTTTCCGAGAGGGCGTGATGATATTTTGAAAAAAGTTAAAGAAATTCAAAAAAGAGAGATGGAACAAAAAAAGGCAAAGGATAAAGCAAATAGCAACAGTCATTAGATTTTTGCAATAGTAAATGGGGAATGTTTTTTCTTTCCTCCATTACGATCATGTAATAATGACCATGTGTTATCATATCAAATCTTCATCAGAAGAGAGAGTTTTAAGGGAAATAGTATAATTGTTAATTTTCTGAAAATGTATATTGTACAAATGTTATCTCGTACAAAATGTGAGCTAATGTGTAGATTTCCAAAAAAAATAAGTAAATTGTTTAATCAATATTCTGTTAATGAAAAAAGTAATAATTGTGCTTAATCTATCTCTTATTTCTTTTTCTATTGTCTATTCTCAACCAGAAGTGGAGTTATATTGTAGGTTTAATTTAGAAAAAATATTCAAAACAATTGACCATAAACTTAAATATGAAACTGTTCGACATTTTTATATGGAAAGTCGAAAAAGTAATAGTTTTATATATATGCTATCTGATAATACGTGGAATCATTATTATCAGATAATCAGAGGTCATTCGGTGCTTGAAGCACATAATACCGATTCGGGGAATATATCGCCTGTAAAAAGAATTTCACAAGAAGAAATGAATAGACGTATCGAATTGCTGGATTGCACACCTGAAAAAGCGTTTAATGAATATGTGGATTTTATTAAAAACATT comes from Bacteroidales bacterium and encodes:
- a CDS encoding DUF4959 domain-containing protein translates to MKKTILISLCISLGIPSFWGCNEDKHHPYGTDDTAPGKVTFINKKDISGGAVIWFAPPSDADLLYIKAVFTDNRSITREVKVSGVIDSLVIDGYGKSGTYNVDIFAVDRSENISEGVSVEISPLTPPIQLIFPTLSAESDYGGIKVSYENAERAEVSLNVAVFDEALQGLTYRESFFTSQPSGSYSFRGYNSVMTSFGIYVEDRWGNLSDTLFFEGIPIPDEYLDKGNFRVFKITGDADFSQYGMSATQMWDEVWNSQWNCGHTASMPLPHYLTIDLGVNVKLSRFKLYQRTGTELYKHGNPKHFNVYGTKDINGLPPYNASDPCAGWTFLKECNSFKPSGLPVGVTNAEDVEFQTKGEDFEFDINDLVEIRYIRFEFLENWEGPTFQYTVIGELSFWGEILTGE